The Drosophila simulans strain w501 chromosome 3R, Prin_Dsim_3.1, whole genome shotgun sequence genome contains the following window.
TGGCCACAAATAAGTTAATGAATCAAAAGTGATAACATAAATGCTGACGTAAATTACCCTCCCACCGATAATGTTCCAGCTAACCAAGCTAAACTGGTTTTCTTTACCAACTCCTATCATTTTGCAGAGCTCTTCAACCGCGTCATCGGCATGCAAAAGTTGTGGGGCACCCGAATCGGAATCAATCGCGTTTGGCAGGGAACTGCTCCAAGAGTGCTCCTGTTCGAGCCTGAGACCGTGGAGGTGAGTTTGAATACATAGGCATTCCTGTAAAcataactaatttaaatttaaatatatcagCCCATACTGAACAGCCAGAAGTTTGTGAACAAGAGCCACGACTACGACTATCTGCATCCTTGGTTGGGAGAGGGTCTGCTCACCAGCACAGATCGCAAGTGGCACTCCCGCAGGAAGGTGAGTCCTTTTGGGCTGCTCTTACAACTGTATTGTGTacttatttcaatttaacttaCACCACAGATCCTCACACCTGCCTTCCACTTCAAAATCTTGGACGATTTCATCGACGTTTTCAATGAGCAGAGCGCAGTCTTGGCCAGAAAATTGGCGGTGGAGGTGGGCAGCGAGGCGTTCAACCTGTTCCCCTACGTCACGCTCTGCACCTTGGACATTGTTTGTGGTGAGTGTCAATGCCGCTGGGGATCGGATACGTTTTCCAGATCGGGTGACATTATTCGTGGCTAATTGCAAACGTAACTCAATTCACAGAAACCGCCATGGGTCGCAGAATTTACGCCCAGAGCAATAGTGAATCGGAGTATGTGAAGGCGGTCTATGGGTAAGATATTGTCAATGACTCGAAACTAAGATGGGCAGATTGCATGTCGAAGTTTTCTTGCCAGCTTTGCAATCAATGTTTAAATTGATAAAACATCCTGTCATCGAATCGGCAGAAACGTTTTCATTGTGATCGAAACTGTGCCAAATTACCTATAATCATTTAAAGCAATCGGGTTTTCATCTAATCCATGCTGCCGCTAAGTGTGAAAGATTTGTTGATCTGGTTTCAATTATAGTCATAAATTGCATTCATAATATGTATATCAAGTATATAATATTAGACCATTGAGTTTTCGACCGATGTTGATTGAAACTGTTATTGGCTATTACAAGTcgtttcctttttgatttatattagAAACGCTAGTGTCATAAATCACTTGTCTTAAATTTGACGTCGTGTCACGCGATTGTATTTAAACGTTTATAATAATCTATTGattgaaatcaaacaaaatatgtAGTTGCAGGCAATAAGCTTTTTCATCAACACAAATTGATGTTATGAGCAAATGTACTTTATTTAGtataacaaaaagaaaagaaaattgttcAATTAAATCTGTTGCCAGCCTGAAAATATGCAATTCATTACTTCGGAGTCGTAGTGATATATTAAACTATTTCTCGGCATACTTTCGGACAGAAACATATGAAACGCTGCCACATACATTTGAAGTCCAGTTATGACCGACCCTCTGAACCTTAAATTTCCGTCcgtataattaaaatatatcacAAAAGCCGGCGACCACTGGGAATAAAATCATCAATACCAAACACAACTCTTCCTCATTTGGCGAAGAGTTATCAGCGTTGTGGCAGCAGTTTAATATCGAGAGCTGTCAGAACAGCTGTCAGGAAAGAAGACACCCTTTAGATACACATGTCCTTCCACCTCCCGAACCATTTCCCCAACCTGCCCCCATCCGCCCACTTGCACCCACTTTCTGCCCCGTGCGTGCGCcagggggtggtggtgcatcCAAGCGCAAAATATGCGAGATTAAGATGTCAATGGGATGCTTGAAGTGCTTCCAAGCTGATAACAGACAGCATCGGACCCATCCTTCTACTCCTCCCAGCCACGCCTCATAGAACACACTCCCATCCAGTGCACAGATGACTAACTTTCAATTTAACGCAACACTTTCTCATTTCCCATTCCCTGTGAGAAACTCCGTAAATCGGGACCAAAATGTTTATCTATTTAAAGCAAAGCTTTTCATTTGGAAATCAAAGAAAACTGCCACAGAACTTTGAGTTTACAATTGTTATGTTTCTTCTCGCAGCATTGGATCGATTGTGCAGAGTCGGCAGGCGAAGATTTGGCTGCAGAGCGACTTCATTTTCAGTCTGACCGCGGACTACAAGCTCCACCAGAGCTACATAAACACCCTGCATGGATTTTCCAACATGGTGATCCGGGAGCGGAAGGCTGAGTTGGCCATTCTCCAGgagaacaataacaacaataataatagcgAACCCGATGCCTATGATGACCTGGGAAAGAAGAAGCGCCTGGCCTTCCTGGACCTCCTCATCGATGCCTCTAAGGAAGGAACTGTGCTTTCTAATGTAAGAAGAAAGGTTTCCTAAAATGATTTtcttattaaatatgaaattctGTTGTAGGAGGACATTCGCGAGGAGGTGGACACCTTTATGTTCGAGGGCCACGACACCACCTCTGCAGCCATTTCCTGGACACTATTTTTGCTGGGTTGCCATCCCGAGTACCAGGAGCGCGTGGTGGAGGAACTGGACTCGATCTTCGGCAACGACAAGGAGACGCCGGCCACCATGAAGAACCTTCTGGATATGCGATACCTGGAGTGCTGCATCAAGGACTCGCTGCGCCTGTTTCCCAGTGTCCCAATGATGGCTAGGATGGTGGGCGAGGATGTCAACATTGGTAAGATCTAAAAGTTTTTCCTGGGAGAGCTCTTTTAATTGACTTCCCTTCCATAGGTGGAAAAATCGTGCCCGCCGGAACTCAGGCCATCATTATGACCTACGCCCTGCACCGCAATCCGCGTGTCTTCCCCAAGCCGGAGCAGTTTAATCCGGACAACTTCCTGCCGGAAAACTGCGCCGGACGCCATCCCTTCGCCTACATACCCTTCAGCGCCGGACCTCGTAACTGCATTGGCCAGAAGTTCGCCATTCTGGAGGAGAAGGCCGTGATTTCCACGGTTTTGAGGAAGTACAAAATCGAAGCTGTGGATCGCCGGGAGGATCTCACGCTGCTGGGCGAGCTCATTCTGCGGCCCAAGGACGGCCTACGGGTTAAGATTACTCCAAGGGATTAAGGAGCTGATTCCCTGCCTCGGAACTCGGAACCCCGTTCGCTTCTATCCAAAGCCCAGTTGTAAATAATTAGAGTTAGCCGGATATGTTAGGTCTAGAGATTAGTTTATGTTAAGCTTTGTAACCGATGGAATTCTTTATAGCTTAGGAATAAACCTCATCGCATAATTTGTTAAAAGTCATGAAAGTGAGTAAAAGAAATCTACGGTTGCGCGATTAATTCCGTATGCATACCAGTCGGAGTGGAAGAGGTAATCCCCGTGGGGAAACTTGAGGTCCCCGCTCACTTGTTGATTCATAAAGTTTGTAGGCAGTTTCTCAACGATAAGATCATGCTGAAATATAAGAAAGGAAAGTATTCAACTGCTCAACCAATCACCGCATCAGCAAACTTACATTGAATGAACAGGTGTGATTCATGTTGGAATGTTTTTTAAACAGCCcatgaaagaaattaaatatcgGATTGGACTTCGGGTGTCTCAGGGCTTTGCAAGCATCGACAGTGATGTTGTATAGAAATGGCTTGTAGCCATTGTAACGCTTGAGCAGAGAAAAGTTCACCTGAAAATTagacaataaattttaatttaactctGAATAATGTATTCATTTTAGTCGTGACAAACCTTCACTTTGGTTATGGGAAGCTTGTGTAGGTTTACTTTGAGCGACAAGTACTTAAAGCTCCGGTTAACCGACTTCAGATGGCAATACTCAAAGTCATCAAACGCGTTATCCCAGGAGGTGCACTTGACATTCGTGAATTCCACCATTGAGGCTATCTTAAAGAGAAATGTGCCTTAGTAAGACTTTAATAAATGCACAGCATGCATACTTCTGTGATCAGAGAAAGGAGCATAATTATGTTGCTCATCAGCCCTATGAGTTTGCACATAATGAAGAGCACAATGATACTGACTTCAAGAGATTCGGTTTATTACTGAGCCAGGCCAACATAACTTTGCAGGAACAAGATCAAAATACATTAATCACAATTTAAGTACGCATGAACCTGAACTATTTGCATCCGTCTAAATTCGtaataatgttattttaatttgtcacAGTCTATTGGACCAGCAAAtagcatttttatatttttacgtTCACTGATGACATTTCATATGAAAACTTAAATGAAACTATACccatttaaagcattttataaaatttaaaaaaaaatgtagttCACAATTTTGTAGAATATAATTGTATGTTTTGGTTAGCCAAGCTTTCTTTGTACTCACTTTTCTAAATTATGTATATTAGGCATTATATTACTAggtttaatgaaattatttttttcaggATAGAGTGCCATAAACTTGAACATCCGCTCTATTTATATCATTAACAATCCATTTGGAATTGAAAAGATAATCTCCCACGGGAAAAGGcaaaatttttgtaaatttcgtATTTACAAAATCGGCAGGCAGCTTGTCCACAATAAGATCGtgctgtatgtatgtacgagaaataaattacttatatattcatattcatattcatattttacgTACATTGTAGGGACATGAATGATTCATGTTGGAGTGATGCGCAAAAAGACTGtgaaaaaatgagaaaaccGGGTTGGACTTCGGATACTTCAGAACTCTGCAGGCATCCGTGGTGATGTTGTAAAGGAACGGCTTGTATCCATTAAACTTCTTGAGGAGAGCAAAGTTCACCTAAAATGGGGAATCATATAGTggatatttaacaatttttaatctTACCTTGACTCTGGTAACAGGAATCTTATACATTCTTACTTTAAGTGATATGTATTTGAAGGTACGGTTCACAGACTTCAGATGGCAGTACTCAAAGTCGTCAAATGCTTTGTCCAAAGAAGTGCATTTGATATTCGTGAACTCGAAGTCAGAAGAGCTCTAAATAGAAAAGTTTACAAAATGAACTCTCGTTCCTGTTGGTACTTACCATATTCACTGAGTGAAATATTACAATGATTAAAAGCTTGTATTTCACGGACATCGTTAGAATATTCGGAATctattcatataattttttacaTCAATATAGCTCCATGTCTGCCTACAGATAAACTAGATGTTTTTAATTGTGTAAGCCTGGGCTCCACAACTATCAATCAAtactaaacaaacaaacaatactAAATTAATGGATGTATTCAAATGGGAAGAAGCTGATATTAAGcaatcaaatataatttaaatattatgatGTTGGGGCTAATCAGATAACTTATATGGAgcaattaaaactattttcagactaactttaaaaaaaatacaagctACCAATAAACTCCTAAACACAGAGATTTATTTATCTTTgtcattatttatattttagtcATTTGTGTGGATCCGTTTATTGGGAGCATTGTTTTGTAGTCGCTTTTCAGTGTTAGTTGAGTTAAGACCAGTTTGATTGGGATTCTCCTCCTGGAACTGGATTTAtagaaataatttatgtatcCAGACATAAgattatttgttataaattattcTTTCGGGTGACAAACGTCTTCATTTGGTTGCAAATCGATCAGTGTGCAATGGCCTAATAAAATCGATTTTACATCTCTGAATTAAGAACGGCTTTTAAGGAATATGTGGATATCAACAAACGGCACTATCTGTCTGTGCCCTTTTCCTCAGTTTCATTTTTCTTGTATCTATCATcgctattatttttttttttgcaaaatagaGCGGCGCCAGAGCTTAAAGGCTACTTAAGTGTGCTCATGGTTTGTAATGCACAAATAAATGCGGCGGACAAATAAATGGGTGGTGCGGTGTGCGGCCATTGGTCGTATGTGTATATCTGAATGGATATTATGCGCATATTTCCCGGGTCGGCGTTAGATAACTCGAATCGGAGCAGGAAAAGATAGCTGgccagatagatagatagaaagatagatagCTAGATCGATAACCGGCGACGATAAGCGACCAATGACGACTCCTGCGCCGGAATGGGCAAACAATCAATTAGAATGGCAAAATCTTcgcaaatgcaataaaaatccaCGGAACGCAAAGGGCTTAAAAAGTAATTCCCGAGCTAGAAAATTGTGGTCGGTGAGAAAGGGTGATCACCACCAGCACCGGCTGAAGGAGAGCGGAGAAGTGGCCCTGAAATCATGACGATCCCCATCGACCCGTCTGCGGAAAACTCACCCACTTACGAGTCGCGGCAATAAATCGATTGCCACTGCAACCGCACTTTATATATGGGTTTATGCATTTACAATGCCAGCGATTATTGTTTGCTTTAGTTTACGGCCGGACTTTAAAACCAATCGATCACAATTGGCCAGTGACCAAGCTAGCTATGTGTGTCATGTGAACGGAAGCTTGGCCCACAGCTCTATCCCAACTAACTAACTTTCCGGGGAATCTTCCGCCCAGCATATGCTATCCGCTAGCCAAGTCCCGGGGTAATTATGCGAACTCTCCGCGTTCCCCGACTCCTTGCCGGATGTCACTTAACCGGATTGCGCCTGCGAcatcaaaacaaattgcactCCCTCGTGGATAGCACACAAATCTGATTagaaaaacatttacaaaCGCAAATCGCAAGTTAGCAACGACGTTATCCTGTCCGCAGGAAGGGGCCGTCCAAACCCACCCTGACATAATTTGATGTGTGAACTTTGGCCGACCCACGATGCTCCGGCTCCGGGATGGGTCTAATTTGATTGACGTCAACGCGCCCGGAAACTGTGGGAAAGGGAGGCGAacgcactgaaaaaaaatatatagaacaTGAAGTGTTCCACTTAAGTGAATcgttttaaaatcaaactttGCCTTGCTTTTTTCCCAGTGAAGGCAAGAAACGATTTTACAACGGACCGCAAGTGGAAGAAGACCCAATCCGCTTCTGTGGCAGGTAGCATCCGAGTCCGGTCCGGGATCCTGTTACTGTTCCTTCTGCGAGTCCGTGTCCTCGCCAATGGAAATGATATCCAAACAAACTCAATTTGGTGTGCTGCCAGCGCCTTTGATAGATTAGCAGACAAAGCGAAAGGGGCGTGACTGCAGCGACACGTGACCACCAGTCCTGGGCGGAGGTGGGGGTGGATGTTTCATGGgctggtggtgggcggtggtgcaAGGACACTGACAACTCGTATTCGTATTCCATTTGGGCGAGCATACAAAATTGATTTGGTTGTAGCacaagcaaaatatttgccaacgGCAGGCAGCCATtaaacagctgctgctgttgctgaaaTTTGGAAATTCTCCTCCTGATTTTCCAGCAAGGACACGTGCCGGGCGGCGATGGATGGCGATGGCTGGCTGCTGTTTGGGTGGTGCACTTGCCAACGCCACTGTCACGTGCCACAGGCGGCAAATTAAACAAGGCGCAACATGGGAAGCAAAAGTTTAACAAtgcagaaaattgaaaaacaatcaaaaaacCCGGCCGCAAAGAGAGGAGGGCAGTGAAAGTTAAGTGCCGGCATGCATCCGAGGACACAGGATGTCTGATACGGGATTCGGGCTGCGGGATAGAGGATTCGGATATATTCCTCTGTTTGCTCGAAGCGCGCTTTTCGTTTCGTCTCACTTTATTTGGCCATAATTAGCTTAATGCGCGCAACAAACAAACCGGAAGAGGCCGGGGTGGCGAGgagcggaagcggaagtggcCGAGTTGCCATCCAAAAGCGAGCTGGCCGTGCATGTCCTTGCCTGGCATTTAGCCAGGCCAACGGCAATGGCAGAGCAAACAAACGTCCCAGCAACTTGAACCAGTAGCAGTCCACACAGTGCCAGAAAAAATGGCAAGGGTCACGAAAGGTCGATATAAGTAATACCCTTCTAGCTGTGTGGCTAATAAGCTAATTTATTCGTTTAGAACTTGTTCTCTAACTACCTTACGTTCTTATGTTGTGAATATTCACAGATTAGTGGAAGCTAATagcaaatatattattaaatgtttgtATTAATCTGATAGTACAAATATTACTGATTCATTTCGTATATAGAACCAACTTAACTCATTTTGATTTCATAATGTACCTTATAGTATTTGtcatatttacaaaatttacCACCATTCAAAGCCAGTCAGCAAGTCGATACACCCCGAGGAAAGGGAACTGCCGGAAAACGGAAACAAGGCAAACAGAATGCacggaaaaaattaaaatcattaatcCCCTTAAAAGGTTCTTaatctgcggctgctgctgctgaatttTGTTGCTTCATTTGCCGTCGTCGTTGAGtttttgccagccatttgGGAATCGGTGCCCCtgcattgctcatacgcagcgttgccAAGTTGGTTGCCCCGGTGTGCGCGCCCCTCCTCCTTCCTCacaatatttctatatatattcagttagtttgttttttttttgcacctACATATATTATTTGTGCTGTCAATGAAGTGTCCGTTGGCTGTCATCGCCCTGCGACATCATCATATGACTCTGAGTCAGCGGACAATCAGCTGCCAATTGTGATTAGTTCTCGGGCGAGTGCAGATTATGTTCGATCTTTGGCAAACCGACGACCCTGGCCAGTTTGGAACCACATGCAACAGTTGTTGATTGCCACCTCCGTCAGCGACTGCGATCGTAAATTGAGCAAACATTTGTGGCTGTGCAATTGCATCGCAAGTTTTATGGCACTCTCCAGGGCCCactatacacacatatatgcgCATATAGATATTTTCGCATTCGCATGTACGAGTATACTCGGGCAATTTCGAGTACGAGACGAGGGCAAACAGCTCGCTTTATGACTGGCAAACCTCCCGCCGAATGGCAATGCAAAAACTGTCGCAAtcaacaaaatgtaaataatttcaCTGCGACccgaaacagaaaacagaaacagcaggCCACTCTGAGCGTCTGAAAggtggcaaaacaaaaaggcgaaCCTGgcgcaaataaaacaataaattttatacaaaattgaCAAGCTGGCTTAGCCGCAGCCGCAGTTACTGATAGCCAGCCACTTTCGATGGAGTGGCCGTTGGGAAAAACTGGAGGGCAAAGGCGTTGGAGTAGACCACTCACGGACAGCACTGCCGCGGcccaataaacaataaactattaacaattaacaataaacaataagcaGAGCACATTGCAGCCAGAATTATGCAGTAGCCAGTTTGGTAGTTGGCTCACTTTGGGCCGTAAAAGCTAAGCATTTAATTGCGAAATCTAAGATAGACTAAGCTTCTCTCGGTTAAGTAGACTAATTGGGTGTTACATGGCATTTCGGGGAAATGTTCTCTTTAATAATATAAGtttaatatacaaattatcTTTTCTTTCAGCTGGAAGTATATCAGAATTATCTTCCCAACAAACCccgcaaaatttaattaatttcgcccCCTCCGAAAATTATGACAGGGGTGGCTAAATAGATCGCACCCTTATTTGGCGACTGaaatcaaaacgaaaacaaaaggaaaacttatGTTCCGCTGCCGTCTACAATTGCACCTCCCATCCATCCGCACGCAgtcaaagaaaacaaagctctaaaaaataaaacaaaaataaaacaacaaggaatttaaattgaaattatttatttttgcattttgaaagCGTTCGCGCGTGTCAAGGATTTCTCACGCGCACCAGTCAACCGACAAAACGATGACAAACCCCTCGCACTGAGTACCAGTACAATTTGGCCACCCCTCGACGTCACCTTCCCCAGTCGCTGGGCGGGAAAAATAAGAACCGCACGcctttgcttttttaatttgaaaatataaaaataacaaggCACCCGCGCGTATTTAAATGTCAAAGTCTTGCGGAATCCGCTTCTCCACCCATCATTCCCTCCCGGAAAACCTTATTTGCATTCGAGGCTTCGCGGAAATCTCTAAAATCTCACCTGAAGAAGCTGCATTGACTGATATAAGAACTGTAGTCGAAACCATAATAAAGTATCCTTAAGATATTGGTTCAATTAAGTGTGAGAAATAACTGTTGGTTCTGATGAAACAAACCCCATTATGGACTCGCACAATTCACACCACTTTGAGGTCAAGGTCTGGCGGTCATTGGCGCCCTGGGAACTCTGCAAATCTATTTTCAGAGTGGATTATCACCTCCAGTTATGTAAACGAGATAAGCACGTATCCGAAGCAACAGCTGATCGAGAATAGCCGTACATTGAGGTGGGTTCCGATTCGAATCGTGGGATAGCGAGCCCACTTCCTCCCCTAAAAGCCCCGACAAATGCAGTAGTTAGCCCAAGACATCATCTCTTAATCCTTGGGCACACACACCTAAAACTCGGCACCCAGTGCCGCCGTGGGAATGCCGGAGAAAAGCGGCACCTGCCTGTCCAAAACGGGAAACACGGAATTTGGAATATGGTATATGCAATATGGTAAATACCGGCCGAGTGTGATGGATAAATCTGTAATCACACACTCTTACCGCTCCGCTACATCAACGTCGGAACTTCGTCGTCGGGGAAGCCGCCGTTTTGATCCGCTGGCTTACGCAGTTGAACCACCGGACTAAGGCAGTCCAATAATTTTCAGGTTCCCCACGCAGCGGGCCAATGAGTCGGCGGCCACATAGCCAAGGAATACGAGTGACGGCGGTGTGGGGCGCACTGGAAAAAAGTTGGTTACATTATGGAAAATAGAGTTACAAATCTAGtatatttcattcataaatgaAATCCAAAAGAATGGtataatattatgaaaatacAATGAGCGTGCGTCGTCACTAATCATGAAATACTTGAGCAATACCCACTTTGTCTCCAAGCAAATATATAGCGCTTTATAAATTCCAAGTTAAGATATCATGTGGTCTTATCTGATGACCATTCTTTCAGTGTAGACTGGCGGATCGCTGAGACCATGCGACAGTCGCATCGAAGTCTATGGGTATATATGCGTATATGTGGTGTAGTCAGCCGACCGATACTCCCACTCTCACTCCTGCTGTCAGCCactcccactgccacccaccgccacccaccgcccccgcCCACTGCGAGTGCGGCTGCTGTCTTTCGGGCGCTATAAATcataagcaaacattttgataTTGTAATCCCCAATTTAATCCGTGCgcataaaaagccaaaaatcaAACTTTTCGACATGGGCGGCGGTGTCTGTGATGTGCCTTCTGCATTTGCTTTGTTAGTTTTTCTCGCTCGTTCGTTTCGTGTTTTTTTCGCTCGTTTGCCCAAAAAATTGATGGATTACCTTGGCCCCCCATCCCGCCCACCAAGAACCAGGTGATAAGAATTCTTCAGCTtctgtttgttgcttttttcctgctggcgatgatgatgtggCAACTGTTGCTTTCGTTGGCCGCCgtgatttattaattaattatgtgcgGACCGAAAGTGCGTCATTACGTGGAGTGTCGATAAAATGGCTAATAGGGAGCGATAACTTCGATTCGGCGGCACAAGATCGTTTGTCGTCGGCCCTTTTTGAAGCTTCTCAGCGGTAAAAGTTGAAAGAACACACCACCCAGCACCCACAACCGCCCACCGAACCACTCAGGGTCTGCCATGTTTGATGTGGAATTTTCGGCGGTTGGTAGTCTATTTTTGTGCGTGGTTGCACTGCCTAGGATCCCGGATGCCTTTGAAGTCGTTGCGGCAAAAGGTTGGGCAATGCAAAAGGAGTGGAAATGTGTACCAACCAAATTAGATGAATTAGGTTAACTGGTTCCCAAAAACAAGACCGCGCTTCGTAAGTTTGGTAAGTGATTATTTGAGGAACTACAACAAATGTGTAAGCCCCTTTTAAATCTGATCATAAGAACAAGCCTACTAagactatttttatttaacctCTAATCCCCAAATATATTGATCCTTTGTGGCGGAACTGCC
Protein-coding sequences here:
- the LOC6730282 gene encoding uncharacterized protein LOC6730282 isoform X2; this encodes MVEFTNVKCTSWDNAFDDFEYCHLKSVNRSFKYLSLKVNLHKLPITKVKVNFSLLKRYNGYKPFLYNITVDACKALRHPKSNPIFNFFHGLFKKHSNMNHTCSFNVSLLMR
- the LOC6730282 gene encoding uncharacterized protein LOC6730282 isoform X1, coding for MVEFTNVKCTSWDNAFDDFEYCHLKSVNRSFKYLSLKVNLHKLPITKVKVNFSLLKRYNGYKPFLYNITVDACKALRHPKSNPIFNFFHGLFKKHSNMNHTCSFNHDLIVEKLPTNFMNQQVSGDLKFPHGDYLFHSDWYAYGINRATVDFFYSLS
- the LOC6730283 gene encoding uncharacterized protein LOC6730283, with product MYKIPVTRVKVNFALLKKFNGYKPFLYNITTDACRVLKYPKSNPVFSFFHSLFAHHSNMNHSCPYNHDLIVDKLPADFVNTKFTKILPFPVGDYLFNSKWIVNDINRADVQVYGTLS
- the LOC6730282 gene encoding uncharacterized protein LOC6730282 isoform X3, whose amino-acid sequence is MCKLIGLMSNIIMLLSLITEIASMVEFTNVKCTSWDNAFDDFEYCHLKSVNRSFKYLSLKVNLHKLPITKVKVNFSLLKRYNGYKPFLYNITVDACKALRHPKSNPIFNFFHGLFKKHSNMNHTCSFNHDLIVEKLPTNFMNQQVSGDLKFPHGDYLFHSDWYAYGINRATVDFFYSLS
- the LOC6730281 gene encoding cytochrome P450 4c3, which produces MSSKVITSLMAESILLSKVGQVISGYSPITVFLLGSILIFLVVYNKRRSRLVKYIEKIPGPAAMPFLGNAIEMNVDHDELFNRVIGMQKLWGTRIGINRVWQGTAPRVLLFEPETVEPILNSQKFVNKSHDYDYLHPWLGEGLLTSTDRKWHSRRKILTPAFHFKILDDFIDVFNEQSAVLARKLAVEVGSEAFNLFPYVTLCTLDIVCETAMGRRIYAQSNSESEYVKAVYGIGSIVQSRQAKIWLQSDFIFSLTADYKLHQSYINTLHGFSNMVIRERKAELAILQENNNNNNNSEPDAYDDLGKKKRLAFLDLLIDASKEGTVLSNEDIREEVDTFMFEGHDTTSAAISWTLFLLGCHPEYQERVVEELDSIFGNDKETPATMKNLLDMRYLECCIKDSLRLFPSVPMMARMVGEDVNIGGKIVPAGTQAIIMTYALHRNPRVFPKPEQFNPDNFLPENCAGRHPFAYIPFSAGPRNCIGQKFAILEEKAVISTVLRKYKIEAVDRREDLTLLGELILRPKDGLRVKITPRD